One segment of Thioflexithrix psekupsensis DNA contains the following:
- the rpsD gene encoding 30S ribosomal protein S4, with translation MARYLGPKCKLSRREGTDLYLKGRSRALDTKCKLDKTPGQHGDKRQRLSDYAAQLREKQKLRRIYGVLERQFRNYYQKASAQKGSTGENLLRLLECRLDNVVYRMGFAATRAEARQLVSHKAVLINGQSVNIPSYQVKPSDEIRIREKSQKQLRITSALDTAAQYGFPEWVDVDVKGMKGIFKAAPERMELPSEINEQLVVELYSK, from the coding sequence ATGGCGAGATATTTAGGCCCCAAATGTAAGTTAAGTCGTCGTGAAGGTACAGACCTCTATTTGAAAGGTCGTTCGCGTGCGTTAGACACCAAATGTAAATTAGATAAAACCCCCGGTCAGCATGGGGATAAACGCCAACGTTTGTCCGATTATGCTGCGCAGTTGCGGGAAAAGCAAAAATTACGTCGTATTTATGGCGTGTTAGAGCGTCAGTTCCGTAATTATTACCAAAAAGCCAGTGCGCAAAAAGGCTCTACCGGTGAAAATTTATTGCGTCTATTAGAATGCCGCTTGGACAATGTGGTGTATCGCATGGGTTTTGCGGCCACTCGTGCTGAAGCGCGGCAATTGGTGAGTCACAAAGCGGTTTTGATCAATGGTCAGAGCGTGAACATTCCTTCGTACCAAGTCAAGCCCAGTGATGAAATTCGTATTCGTGAGAAAAGCCAGAAACAATTGCGCATTACCAGTGCATTGGATACGGCTGCACAATATGGCTTTCCTGAATGGGTTGATGTTGATGTTAAGGGCATGAAGGGTATTTTCAAAGCGGCCCCCGAGCGCATGGAACTGCCCAGCGAGATTAATGAACAACTGGTCGTTGAGTTGTACTCGAAGTAA
- a CDS encoding DNA-directed RNA polymerase subunit alpha, giving the protein MQSSGVMELLKPRIVDVKHVSDTVAKVTLEPLDRGFGHTLGNALRRVLLSSLTGAAVVEVAIDGVLHEYTTIEGVQEDVTDILLNLKGLAIRMHGRNEVELRLSKAGPGPVRASDIVLDHDVEILNPEHLIAHLTKSGELNMTLKIMLGRGYQAVGQRQRDDDHDGTIGTLKLDASFSPVSRVTYSVERARVEQRTDLDKLIIELETNGTVDPESAIRQAATILQNQLSVIVDLQGDITTEEPEPEIDIDPILLRPVDELELTVRSANCLKAENIHHIGDLIQKTENELLKTPNLGKKSLTEIKDVLASKGLSLGMRLENWPPPNLYDEQKSSS; this is encoded by the coding sequence ATGCAATCATCCGGTGTAATGGAATTATTAAAACCCCGTATCGTTGATGTAAAACATGTCAGCGATACCGTCGCCAAAGTCACACTGGAACCTTTGGACCGTGGTTTTGGGCATACTTTAGGCAATGCCCTGCGTCGTGTTTTACTGTCATCTTTGACGGGTGCTGCGGTAGTGGAAGTGGCCATTGATGGCGTACTGCACGAATACACTACAATTGAAGGTGTACAAGAAGATGTCACCGATATTTTGTTAAATCTTAAAGGATTGGCCATTCGGATGCACGGGCGCAATGAGGTTGAGTTGCGATTAAGCAAAGCCGGCCCAGGGCCGGTGCGTGCTTCGGATATTGTCTTAGATCATGATGTAGAAATTCTCAATCCTGAGCATTTAATCGCGCATCTGACCAAATCGGGCGAATTAAACATGACCCTTAAAATCATGTTAGGCCGGGGGTATCAAGCCGTCGGTCAACGCCAGCGAGATGATGATCATGATGGTACGATTGGCACGCTGAAATTGGATGCTTCTTTTAGTCCCGTGTCGCGGGTGACGTATTCAGTTGAGCGGGCGCGGGTAGAACAACGCACTGATTTGGATAAGCTGATCATTGAGTTAGAAACCAATGGTACGGTAGACCCAGAATCAGCGATTCGCCAAGCCGCCACCATTTTGCAAAATCAATTGTCAGTGATCGTTGATTTACAAGGTGATATTACAACCGAAGAGCCAGAACCCGAAATTGATATTGATCCGATTTTGTTGCGTCCGGTTGACGAGTTGGAATTGACAGTGCGTTCAGCCAATTGTCTCAAAGCGGAAAACATACATCATATCGGCGATTTGATTCAGAAAACAGAAAATGAACTGTTAAAAACGCCTAATTTGGGCAAAAAATCGCTGACAGAGATTAAAGATGTACTGGCTTCCAAGGGCTTATCGTTGGGTATGCGTTTAGAAAATTGGCCGCCGCCCAACTTGTATGATGAACAGAAAAGCAGTAGCTGA
- the rplQ gene encoding 50S ribosomal protein L17 — protein sequence MRHRNVGRQLSRNSSHRKAMLKNMAASLMRHELIRTTLPKAKELRRVAEPLITLAKEDSVARRRLAFARLRDRDIVTKLFNELGPRYKERPGGYLRILKCGNRPGDNAPMAIVELVDRAETATEAVDAD from the coding sequence ATGCGTCACCGTAATGTAGGCAGACAGCTCAGTCGTAACAGTTCGCATCGCAAGGCGATGTTAAAGAACATGGCGGCTTCGCTGATGCGTCATGAGTTGATTAGAACGACCTTGCCCAAGGCGAAGGAATTACGGCGAGTGGCCGAGCCATTGATTACTCTGGCGAAAGAGGATTCGGTTGCCCGTCGGCGTTTGGCCTTTGCGCGTTTGCGGGATCGGGATATTGTTACCAAGTTGTTTAATGAGCTTGGCCCGCGTTACAAAGAGCGTCCGGGTGGCTATTTGCGTATTTTAAAATGTGGCAATCGTCCAGGCGACAATGCCCCAATGGCCATTGTAGAATTGGTTGATCGCGCTGAAACCGCAACAGAAGCAGTCGATGCCGATTAA
- a CDS encoding HEAT repeat domain-containing protein: MKNTVTWIVLLLGLVIGGVGLVILWKLPTPSVDSSLETQAPLTPVVEEKTPALTDNSTVSLPQFHWPSSEPRHTYRYQLDSQIRLNPSLGAGDQAQWQLIPLIMQGTLNVRRFKSNADEPVYVGFQLSDLTVRHGDQVVPELAQLYGRFFVVALSPLGTFSGFHFPAYMSESEEQTALTESISPLQLVLSDGITQAPAEWDSVESHASGSYTAHYRWSEPNTVHKRKIAYEQLSDSLGESLQGIALKAEVLESETKIELSPSGLSRVAAQEHVVFSAQYGTFSESKTQFTVEKITAIQDAHLDIWQMPDDAVDMLKRLAAMTVPSAGPVSVLESMRLDRLREKFAGVSVNALFDSLVASQDEDAWLTYGEQLTDYLRAYPDSALELSRLLRENVYDNGITMTVIAALERAGHLPAQRALLELINDSRPEAHLQVAQATVSAGGIVKPDPSLTQGLWQRVENRASEYDTALLALGRLSATLDNGGASAEAWQIRQQLAQLLQQSPEGNPEQFYTLLGLGNAGADEMYPIIEPYLQAESSRIRGAAVQALRTFNDAASYQALLQSSTQEVEDRVRRQAFESLTIRTEKQAPDTQTISTIAQHLTEESNSDIRADMIQFLGQHRHTHPEALTALQTQLQQETDREMLKTIYQALYQNAK; this comes from the coding sequence ATGAAAAATACTGTAACTTGGATTGTTTTACTGTTGGGATTGGTGATTGGGGGGGTGGGATTAGTGATTTTATGGAAATTGCCGACTCCGTCCGTTGATTCTTCGCTTGAAACACAAGCACCGCTTACGCCTGTTGTAGAAGAAAAAACGCCAGCATTAACCGACAATTCGACGGTTTCACTGCCGCAGTTTCACTGGCCGAGTAGCGAACCGCGCCACACTTACCGCTATCAATTAGACAGTCAAATTCGTTTGAATCCCAGTCTAGGCGCGGGCGATCAGGCGCAATGGCAACTTATCCCATTGATAATGCAGGGAACATTGAATGTGCGACGCTTTAAGTCAAACGCAGATGAACCTGTTTATGTGGGATTTCAATTGTCCGATCTGACAGTACGACATGGTGATCAAGTGGTGCCTGAATTGGCGCAGTTATACGGGCGTTTTTTTGTGGTGGCCTTATCGCCATTGGGGACGTTTTCGGGCTTTCATTTTCCTGCTTACATGAGCGAAAGCGAAGAACAAACGGCATTAACGGAGTCCATTTCCCCATTACAACTGGTGTTGTCAGACGGAATAACGCAGGCTCCAGCAGAATGGGACAGCGTCGAATCTCACGCCTCTGGAAGTTATACGGCACATTATCGCTGGTCAGAACCCAATACCGTACATAAACGCAAAATCGCTTATGAACAACTCAGTGATTCTCTAGGCGAATCGTTGCAAGGGATTGCTTTAAAAGCAGAAGTACTTGAATCAGAAACAAAAATCGAGTTAAGCCCATCAGGATTATCCCGTGTTGCTGCACAAGAACACGTGGTTTTTTCTGCCCAATACGGCACTTTTTCCGAAAGTAAAACCCAATTTACAGTAGAAAAAATCACTGCCATACAAGATGCCCATTTGGATATATGGCAAATGCCAGACGATGCCGTAGACATGCTAAAACGTTTGGCCGCCATGACTGTGCCGAGTGCGGGGCCGGTTTCTGTGTTGGAATCTATGCGTTTGGATCGGTTACGGGAAAAATTCGCGGGCGTATCGGTTAATGCCTTGTTCGACAGCTTAGTGGCTTCGCAAGATGAAGATGCTTGGCTGACTTATGGGGAGCAATTAACGGATTATTTGCGGGCTTATCCTGACTCTGCTTTAGAACTGTCTCGTTTACTGCGGGAGAATGTGTACGATAACGGCATCACCATGACCGTGATCGCGGCCTTAGAACGCGCTGGCCATTTACCTGCACAACGCGCTTTATTGGAACTGATCAATGACTCGCGTCCCGAAGCCCATTTACAAGTGGCACAAGCCACGGTGTCTGCGGGTGGAATTGTCAAACCCGATCCGAGCTTAACCCAAGGCTTGTGGCAACGGGTAGAAAATCGCGCCTCTGAGTATGACACCGCATTATTGGCTTTAGGGCGTTTAAGTGCGACGCTGGATAACGGGGGCGCAAGTGCGGAAGCGTGGCAAATTCGCCAACAATTAGCCCAATTGTTACAGCAATCGCCAGAAGGCAATCCTGAACAATTCTACACGCTGTTGGGTTTAGGCAATGCGGGAGCTGATGAGATGTATCCCATCATTGAACCGTATTTGCAAGCCGAGAGTTCTCGTATTCGCGGCGCAGCGGTGCAAGCCTTGCGGACGTTCAATGATGCGGCCAGTTATCAAGCCTTGTTACAGTCCAGCACGCAAGAAGTGGAAGATCGCGTTCGTCGCCAAGCCTTTGAATCTCTGACGATTCGCACGGAAAAACAAGCTCCTGATACGCAAACCATCAGCACCATCGCCCAACATCTCACAGAAGAATCCAACAGTGATATACGGGCAGACATGATTCAGTTTTTGGGTCAACATCGACATACCCATCCAGAAGCCCTCACTGCGCTACAAACTCAGTTACAACAGGAAACGGATCGGGAAATGTTAAAAACCATTTATCAAGCTTTGTATCAAAACGCAAAATAG
- a CDS encoding ABC transporter substrate-binding protein has protein sequence MRTSPYVFRQSLKWLTGGLLFIACLLPALSYAANKIVLVSNMKTPSQLAAAEGLVTALSQTFNPEQLSYPLDNGQTLEIELDLNRIPELTHNPDVLTLVCINSVACRLAADDAANKELLVISLTATSSQLTIADNMLRMAPSNISQANAIYKRLKEGVKTGRFAVVYEPDAYGADLYENFIFNYLNEKILEQETPHWVMGIALHDHLLLDASQKTVNAAKVLQTLATQSLDAVVYMGMDAGFLDLTDAARGGNAQVAARWYAGDGVEEIPTEKGFNGLEIIRLAGSGREGPGGIPRSASYFYAQDAGLFIAEVKKQYISQNATTRAQWLDIAKTVQILGRTGDKGFNVADPSQFFDVLIFKENGQTDSATISGASDY, from the coding sequence ATGCGCACATCCCCTTATGTATTTCGTCAATCGCTAAAATGGCTCACGGGCGGATTACTTTTCATCGCCTGTTTACTGCCTGCGCTGAGTTACGCGGCCAATAAAATTGTTCTCGTATCCAACATGAAAACCCCGTCGCAATTGGCAGCGGCCGAAGGCTTAGTGACGGCCTTATCACAAACCTTTAACCCAGAACAACTGAGTTATCCCTTAGATAACGGACAAACACTTGAGATTGAATTGGACTTAAATCGTATTCCTGAATTAACCCACAATCCTGATGTCTTGACGCTGGTGTGTATTAATTCGGTGGCTTGTCGTTTAGCCGCCGATGACGCGGCCAATAAAGAATTATTGGTGATCAGTTTAACCGCCACTTCTTCTCAATTAACCATTGCAGACAACATGTTACGCATGGCACCGTCCAACATCAGCCAAGCCAATGCGATTTATAAACGCTTGAAAGAAGGCGTTAAAACAGGACGTTTTGCCGTGGTGTATGAACCTGATGCCTATGGCGCGGATTTATACGAAAACTTTATTTTTAACTATCTGAATGAAAAGATTTTAGAACAAGAAACCCCGCATTGGGTGATGGGCATTGCGTTACACGATCACTTATTGCTGGATGCCAGTCAAAAAACCGTGAACGCGGCTAAAGTGTTACAAACTCTTGCCACGCAATCGCTGGATGCGGTGGTGTACATGGGCATGGATGCGGGCTTTTTAGACTTAACTGATGCTGCCCGCGGTGGCAATGCGCAAGTCGCTGCGCGCTGGTATGCGGGAGATGGCGTAGAAGAAATTCCCACTGAAAAAGGCTTTAATGGTTTAGAAATCATTCGCTTAGCTGGTTCAGGCCGCGAAGGGCCAGGGGGCATTCCGCGTTCAGCGTCCTATTTCTATGCGCAGGATGCGGGTTTGTTTATTGCCGAAGTCAAAAAGCAATACATCAGTCAAAACGCCACCACTCGCGCTCAATGGTTAGACATCGCCAAAACAGTGCAAATCTTAGGGCGCACGGGAGACAAAGGATTTAACGTAGCGGATCCGTCTCAGTTTTTTGATGTATTAATTTTCAAAGAAAACGGCCAAACCGACAGCGCAACCATCAGCGGCGCATCCGATTACTAA